In Vibrio sp. NTOU-M3, the following proteins share a genomic window:
- a CDS encoding ATPase, with amino-acid sequence MRFLLISFVALVSFGCSQTNVANTQIIDQLEQKIEFDVVNVAESIERATRFIRQVNREQPKARFEVLYKTSSSEFIDKLNAKFKSEGITKNRVRIILGEENQVKSVVIRATYLVVDNGNCGVMAFKNRNEYRFGCSLEHNRNISLVNPVKSVR; translated from the coding sequence ATGCGTTTCTTGTTAATTTCATTCGTTGCATTGGTTAGCTTCGGATGCTCTCAAACAAATGTAGCTAACACACAAATCATCGATCAACTTGAGCAAAAGATAGAATTCGATGTTGTGAACGTTGCTGAGTCAATCGAACGGGCGACTCGCTTTATAAGACAGGTAAATCGCGAGCAGCCAAAAGCACGTTTCGAAGTGCTATACAAAACTAGCTCAAGCGAATTCATTGACAAGCTCAATGCAAAATTCAAATCAGAAGGCATTACAAAAAACCGAGTTCGTATCATTTTAGGAGAAGAAAACCAAGTTAAATCTGTAGTTATTAGAGCGACGTATTTAGTTGTCGACAATGGTAATTGTGGAGTTATGGCCTTTAAAAACCGAAATGAATACCGTTTTGGCTGTTCTCTCGAGCACAACCGTAACATCAGCTTAGTGAATCCGGTTAAAAGTGTGCGATGA
- a CDS encoding type II and III secretion system protein family protein codes for MKIKLINIIPMIIGIISFDIYASGLMNLDQGAAKTINLKRQISTVFVANPLIADYKIIDDNKVVVYGVGQGVTSVIVYDRGGNEIYNSELVVNKSLRLLKQTLIARFPDENIVISNVGEQVVIDGVVSSEEVKNKVYRLVGEMLKKKREYNTYHIKVDNGESDPLNYTTKYIFDQVINNLKVLTTEQINVKLTVAEVSSSFLSELGVSYSDAGSGESGRFVNKLLDFTAQDIVSVISANGDDKIGQVLAEPNLSVISGEQASFLVGGEIPIAVRDADGISITYKEYGVSLTMVAKVTDSENIRLTLLPEVSSLDETNKTSTGLISVPSLRTRRANTTVQLKDGQSFVLAGLLTSEERESLSRIPVLGDIPIIGALFSHTATNRSKTELIIVATVNLVDPVEPENIKLPSFRRTSDIERLLRIDLSDIDEPELEKTINQGGFN; via the coding sequence ATGAAAATTAAATTAATAAACATAATCCCCATGATCATAGGAATTATTTCATTTGATATTTACGCTTCAGGTTTGATGAATTTAGATCAAGGTGCTGCAAAAACTATCAATTTAAAACGACAAATTTCAACCGTATTTGTCGCAAATCCATTGATCGCTGACTACAAAATTATTGATGATAATAAAGTTGTTGTTTACGGTGTGGGCCAAGGGGTAACTTCTGTTATCGTTTACGACCGTGGTGGCAATGAAATTTATAATTCCGAATTGGTCGTAAATAAAAGCCTTCGGCTACTTAAGCAAACTTTGATTGCTCGTTTTCCTGATGAAAATATAGTGATTTCGAATGTCGGCGAACAAGTCGTTATTGATGGCGTTGTGAGTAGCGAAGAGGTTAAGAATAAGGTCTATCGTTTAGTAGGTGAAATGCTAAAGAAAAAACGAGAATACAATACATATCATATAAAAGTTGATAATGGAGAGAGTGATCCTCTCAATTACACAACGAAGTATATTTTTGATCAGGTAATCAATAATCTAAAAGTTTTGACTACTGAACAAATTAACGTAAAACTGACAGTCGCTGAGGTATCGAGTTCATTTCTTAGTGAACTTGGTGTGAGCTACAGTGACGCTGGCAGTGGCGAATCGGGAAGATTTGTAAATAAACTGCTTGATTTTACAGCTCAAGATATTGTCTCAGTTATATCTGCCAATGGAGATGACAAAATTGGTCAAGTATTAGCAGAACCGAATTTGTCTGTGATTTCTGGTGAACAAGCCAGTTTTCTAGTCGGTGGCGAGATCCCAATTGCTGTACGTGATGCAGATGGCATTTCTATTACCTATAAAGAATATGGCGTTAGCCTTACTATGGTAGCGAAAGTTACCGATAGTGAAAACATCCGCTTAACTCTATTACCAGAAGTCAGCTCACTTGATGAGACAAATAAAACCTCAACTGGGTTAATATCTGTTCCTTCCTTGCGTACACGTCGAGCAAATACAACAGTACAACTTAAAGATGGGCAAAGTTTCGTACTTGCTGGGTTACTGACCTCTGAAGAACGCGAATCTCTCAGTAGAATTCCAGTCTTAGGTGACATTCCAATTATTGGTGCACTTTTTAGCCACACGGCAACTAATCGTTCAAAAACAGAACTTATCATTGTGGCAACAGTAAATCTTGTAGATCCAGTTGAACCTGAGAACATTAAGTTGCCGAGTTTCCGTAGAACAAGTGATATTGAACGACTTTTACGAATCGATTTGTCCGATATTGATGAACCAGAGTTAGAAAAAACGATTAATCAAGGAGGGTTTAACTGA
- a CDS encoding Flp family type IVb pilin: MYYKTLAKLTELKMKFEDDIRGVTAVEYAIIAVVMSGIVLTVFNSPTLKDALVKAMEAVTNALTKVTPPKQ, from the coding sequence ATGTATTATAAAACTCTAGCCAAACTTACTGAACTGAAAATGAAATTCGAAGATGATATTCGTGGCGTAACTGCAGTTGAATATGCGATTATTGCTGTAGTGATGTCAGGTATAGTCTTAACTGTATTTAATTCTCCGACTTTAAAGGACGCTTTAGTCAAAGCGATGGAAGCAGTAACTAACGCTCTGACTAAAGTTACTCCTCCTAAGCAGTAA
- a CDS encoding prepilin peptidase, which produces MQISINTVELRNIGIRLKDMKAQILFYLPFFMSNLFVTAFICWSDGTQRKISNRINKTVLFTNAVAALCYGFIWDSVPFAVGGFVILLLLWLLGVFGAGDVKLLSAFLVGIKPDLLFPTLIMIGLLGGVQLVVMTIWYKSKKLPMFENGIPYGIPISLSCFVFATLSALSS; this is translated from the coding sequence GTGCAAATTAGTATTAACACTGTTGAATTAAGAAATATTGGCATTAGACTCAAGGACATGAAAGCTCAAATATTGTTCTATTTACCGTTTTTTATGTCGAATTTATTCGTCACAGCTTTTATTTGCTGGTCTGACGGTACACAACGCAAAATATCAAATCGTATAAACAAAACTGTTTTATTTACAAATGCAGTTGCAGCTCTTTGTTATGGATTTATATGGGATTCTGTCCCTTTTGCTGTTGGCGGGTTTGTTATTTTATTATTACTCTGGCTTTTAGGAGTATTTGGTGCAGGTGATGTAAAGTTATTGAGTGCATTTCTCGTGGGTATTAAACCCGACTTGCTATTTCCAACTTTAATTATGATCGGGCTTTTAGGTGGAGTACAACTTGTTGTTATGACTATATGGTATAAAAGCAAAAAGCTACCTATGTTTGAAAATGGCATCCCATACGGGATACCAATCTCATTAAGCTGTTTTGTTTTTGCTACTTTATCTGCACTATCGTCATAA
- a CDS encoding pilus assembly protein CpaB, translating into MNRVVVVLLVALTIFTTLLFIINNYLSSSKDKHVKQVEEQPKVSIYIVGKDVKKSQLVTEDSIKVRHFNEKELKGIDYIKTEDLDLPPRALFRKSISSGSYLSRAMISTPKDSDYIYLSLKKDELPYFYEATGIGVVQSLDLSPDDKVSFVSTTSSKSNLLEAGYKDFGNLTSKIIISNARILQVIKGKADDDVEDSKDKEYSLVIALKLQDVLKLEMAQKIGDVNIIPSAIENRYLSIRSSDILENQFGVRELRGLE; encoded by the coding sequence ATGAATAGAGTTGTTGTCGTTCTTCTCGTTGCACTTACTATTTTTACTACTCTTTTATTTATTATAAATAACTATTTGTCCTCTTCAAAAGACAAGCATGTCAAGCAAGTAGAAGAGCAACCCAAAGTTTCTATTTACATTGTCGGAAAGGATGTGAAGAAATCTCAGTTAGTTACTGAAGATTCAATTAAAGTACGTCATTTTAATGAGAAAGAGTTAAAAGGAATTGATTACATAAAGACAGAAGACTTAGATCTCCCACCAAGAGCATTATTCAGAAAAAGTATAAGCTCTGGGTCATATCTAAGTAGGGCAATGATATCTACACCAAAAGACAGTGATTACATATATCTTTCACTTAAAAAAGATGAACTACCATATTTTTATGAAGCAACAGGAATAGGTGTGGTTCAGTCTTTAGATTTGAGTCCTGACGATAAAGTGAGTTTCGTTTCAACAACGTCATCTAAGTCAAACTTATTAGAAGCAGGTTATAAAGACTTTGGAAATCTGACCAGCAAGATCATTATTAGTAACGCTCGTATTCTTCAAGTCATTAAAGGTAAAGCAGATGATGACGTGGAAGACTCAAAAGATAAAGAGTATAGCCTAGTCATAGCATTGAAATTACAAGATGTACTTAAACTCGAAATGGCGCAAAAAATAGGTGATGTAAATATCATCCCTTCAGCCATTGAGAATCGATACTTGTCGATTAGAAGCAGCGACATTTTAGAGAATCAATTTGGTGTTAGGGAATTACGGGGACTAGAATAA